Genomic window (Pseudomonas sp. MM211):
CGCGGCGAAGGCGCGCATGCCAGCCTCGCAGGAGGCATCCTGGGTCTTGTCGGCCAGCACGTGGCAGGCAGCGAAAGGCAGGAAGTCCAGCGTCCTGCCGCCGGAATGGATGTCTAGCACCACATCGGCCATGGGTAGCAGGGTGCGCTGAAAGTAGTCGGCGATCTTCTGCGTCACGGTGCCATCGGGCTTGCCGGGAAAGCTGCGGTTCAGATTGCCCTTGTCGATTGGCGAGGTGCGGGTACCGGCGTGCACGGCTGGCGTATTCATGAACGGCACAATGATGATCCGCCCGCTGACATCCTCGGCGCGCAGGGTCTGCGCCAGCTTGCTCAGGGCCAGCGGGCCTTCGTATTCGTCGCCGTGATTGCCGCCGGAGAACAGTGCCGTAGGGCCGCTGCCATTTTTCACCACGGTAAGCGGAATCATCACCGCCCCCCAGGCAGAGTCATCACGGGAGTAGGGCAGCTTGAGGAAGCCATGCTGCACGCCGTCACGGTCGAAGTCGACGGTGGGGCTGATGGGGTTGTCGCGGAGTTGGGTCATGAATGGCATCCAACATCGGGGTAAAAGGTTTGTGGAAAGGCTTCGCGGCGCCCCGCCGAGGAACGCCCCGCAGGAGCCGGCTTGCCGGCGATCTACTTTACGAAAGCATCGCCGGCAAGCCGGCTCCTACCAGATAGAGGTATAGCCAGTCAGTCCTTCACGAACAGCTTGCGCGGCACGTCGCAGAAGGTTTCCACGCCGCGGTCGGTGATCAGGATCGATTCGGTGATCTCCAGCCCCCAGTCGTCCAGCCACAGGCCCGGCATGAAGTGGAAGGTCATCCCTGGCTGCAGCACGCTCTCGTCACTCGGCCGCAGGCTCATGGTGCGCTCGCCCCAGTCCGGTGGATAACTGATACCAATGGGGTAGCCGCAGCGGCTGTCCTTGTGGATGCCGAACTTCTCCAGCACCTTGAAAAACGCGCGGGCGATATCGCCGGTGGTGTTGCCCGGTTTGGCGGCCTCCAGGCCAGCCGCGATGCCTTCGACCACGGCCTTCTCGCCCTCGAGAAAATACTGGGGCGGCTTGCCCAGGTAAACGGTGCGCGACAGCGGGCAGTGATAGCGTTTGTAGCAACCGGCAATCTCGAAAAAGGTGCCGGCACCGCTGACCATCGGCGAGTCATCCCAGGTCAGGTGCGGGGCGCTGGCATCCGCGCCGGTGGGCAGCAGCGGCACGATGGCCGGGTAATCGCCGCCGTGCCCGTCGGCACCGAGGATGCCCGTGCGGTAGATTTCAGCGACCAACTCGTTCTTGCGCAAGCCCGGCTCGATCTTCTCGAAGATGGCGGCGTGCATCTTCTCGACGATCTTCGCCGCGATGCGCATGTAGCCGATTTCGGTGGACGACTTGATCGCCCGCTGCCAGTTGACCAGCGCGGTGGCGTCGATGAAACGCGCATTGCCCAGGTTGCGCTGCAGCGACCCATAGGCCGCAGCGCTGAAGTAGTAGTTGTCCAGTTCGACACCGATGCTGAGCCTGTCCCAGCCACGGGCAGCGATCACGTCCCTGGACAGATAATCCATCGGGTGCCGCTCGGTGGACTGCACGTAGTGATCGGGGTAACCGATGATGTTCGCCTGCTCCATGAACACCGTGCGCTTGGCGCCATTGGCATCCTGGCCACGGCCAAACCACACAGGCTCGCCATCCAGCGCCAGCAACACGCACTGGTGTACGTAGAACGACCAGCCGTCATAACCGGTCAGCCAGGCCATATTGGATGGATCGGTGACGATCAGCAGCTCGATGCCTTTGGCCTGCATGGCACTGCGCGTCTTGGCGATACGCTGGGCGTACTCTTCCCGGCTGAAGGGAAGGTTGACGATGATTTCGGACATTGCGGTTGCCCTCCAGGATGAAACGGATTCAGGAATCGAAGGTGAAGCCCTTGCCAGCTGCGGTCGCCCGCTCGTAGGCGAGGTTGGCGATGGCAGTGTCCTGGGCGCCGGTGCCGGTGAGGTCGCACAGGGTGATCTGCTCGTTACTCAAGCGGCCGGGCCGTTGCCCGGCGATGACCTGGCCCAGCTCGGCGAATGTCTGTTGCGGGCCAAGCAGGCCGGCTTCGATGGCGTGATGCAGCTCGCCCAGGACTCGGGTCTGGGAAAGACGGTCGGCCACGTAAACGTCGACCTGCGCCAGCACGGCAGGCGCGATCTCGTTCTTGTGTTCGGCATCCGAGCCCATGGCGGTGATATGCAGGCCAGGGCGCAGGTGTTCGGGCAGGATCAGCGGTTCGCGGCTCGGCGTGGTGGTGATGGCGATATCGGCGCCATCCAGCGCAGCCGCCATACTGTCGAACGCTCGGGCATCGTCCAGCTCGGCGGCCATGGCAGCAGCCTTGCTCGCGTCGCGAGCCCAGATGCGTACTTCGCGTACATCCCGCACCAGGCGCAGCGCCTGCAATTGCAGGCGGGCCTGCTCACCGGCGCCGAGAATGGCAACCACGCGGGCATCCTCGCGGGCCAGCCATTTGGCGGCCACGGCGCCAGCCGCAGCGGTGCGTACCGCAGTGAGGTAGCCGTTATCGAGCAGCAGGGCATCGGCCAGGCCGGTGTGCGCCGAGAACAACATCATCAAACCATTGAGGCTGGGCAGGCCGAGCCTGGGATTGTCGAAGAAACCCGGACTGACCTTGATGGCGAAGCGCGGTACGCCGGGCAGGTAGGCGGTCTTCACGTCCACTTCGCCGTTGTGCTCGGGGATGTCCAACCGCAGGATCGGCGGCATCGCCACCTCGGCCGTGGCCAGCAGGCGAAAGGCGTTTTCCACCACTGCCAGGCTGTCGGCATCGAGGCCGACGCAGTCGCGCAGGTCGGTCTGGTTGAGAATCAGAGTCTTGGCCATGGGGCTTCCTCAGGCGTGCGCGCCATTGAGCACGCGCAGGTGCTGGTCGATATCGATGTTGCGACCGCTGACCACCACGACCACCGACCACGAGGCTCGATCAGGCCTTCGAGCAGCGCGGCGATGCCCACCGCAGCGGCACCTTCCACCACCTGCCGTTCCTCGCGGTAGGCGTGGCGGATGCCCCGGGCGATGGCCGCTTCGTCGAGCAGATGCAGCTGATCGCACAGCTCGCGGGTCAGGCCAAAGGTGTAGCGGTTATCCAGGCCGATACCGCCACCGAGGGAATCCGCCAGGGTCGCCAGCTCTTCCACCTCCATCGGCTGACCGGCCTGCAGGCTGGCGTGCATCGCCGCGCCCAGGCGCATGCTGATGCCGTGGGTGCGGATGGCTGGACTAGTGGCCTTGATCGCCAGCGCCACGCCGGCGAACAGACCGCCGCCGGAGAGCGGAACCAGTACGTCGCAAACGTCCGGGCACTGTTCGAGGATTTCCAGACCGAGGCTGCCCTGACCGGCGATCACATGGGGGTGGTCGAACGGCGGAATGAACGTGGCGCCCTGGTCGCGGGCGATGCGCAGTGCTTCGAGCTGGGCATCATCCTGGCTGCGCCCGCTGATCACCACCTCGGCCCCCAACTCGCGGATGGCGAGAACCTTGTTCGCCGGCACCAGTTCGGACAGGCACACAGTGGCCTTCACGCCAAGTTGCGACGCCGCGAATGCCAACGCTCTGCCATGGTTGCCGGTGGATGCGGTGACCACGCCCAGACGCTGCTGCTCGGCACTCAACTGCGCCACGGCATTGCTGGCCCCGCGCAGCTTGAAACTGCCGGTGGCCTGCTGCGACTCCAGCTTCAGCCACACCGGCACACCGAGCAGGCGGGTCAGTGAGGGCGAGGCTTCCAGCGGCGTCTGCCGAACCAGGCCGGCGATACGCTGGCGTGCCTGGAGCAGGTCGTCTAGGTGGATCGAAGGCATGGCGCGCATTCCCCGCTTGGTGTTTGCGACCGAGTGTACGAGCGGAGAAATGCACCACCGAATGTACTAGGACGATATTTTTTCATACCGCCGCATTCGACTTTTCCACAGGGCTGCCATGCTGCTGACGAGCACGCCAGCAGGCCCTGGCAAGGCGCCAGTTCATCAGAAAACCGGCCCACGCAAGGGCGCTATCGGGCTAGAAATCGTGAATCTTCGGGTACTGCTCGAAGACTTCGCGGATGGTTTTCAGGCCCTTTTGCATCTGCGCCTCGCTGCATTCGGCGCCCACGCACAGGCGCACCGCACGGGGCCGTGGCATGCCGGGCGGCACGAAAGGATCGGGCAGCGTCAGAGCCACATGCTTACGGCGCAGCTCGCGCAGCAGGCTGTCCGGCTCCCAGTGCTCTGGCACCGCAAGCCAGGCATTCAGTGAATAGGCATGGTTGCGCAGCAGGTACTCGCCCAGCTCGGCCTCGACCAGCGACTGTCGATTGGCCAACAGTTGGCGCTGCATCTGCACCATCTCTTCGGCATGCCCGCCATTGATCCAGCGAGCAGCGATCTCGCCAAGCAGCGGCGTGGCCATCCAGCTGTTGACCCGCAGGATGCTCTCGGTGCGCAGCGCCAAGCGCTTGGGCATCGCCAGGTAACCGATACGCAAGCCGGCCAGCACCGACTTGGTCATGCTGGTGCAGTAGAACGACAACTCGGGCAGGTAATGGCTGATCGGCCGCGCTCGCTGCTGACCGGCTAGCAACGGGCCGTAGACGTCGTCCTCGATCACGTACACACCATAGCGACGCGCGATCTCGGCGATCTCCCGACGGCGTGCATCGGGCATCAGGCAACTGGTGGGGTTGTTCAGGTTCGGCGTACACACCAGGGCAGTGATGCGCTCGTTGCCACACATATCTTCGAAGTGCTCGGGATCGATGCCATGCTCATCCATCTCCAGGCCTTTGAGGGTAAAACCGAGCACCTGGGACGAGCCGATCACGCCGTGATCGGACAGCCCTTCGCAAAGCACCACATCGTCCGGTCCGGCCAGCGAGGCCAGGGCCAGGAAGATGCCGTGGGCCGCGCCGTTGGTGAGCAGCAGGTCGTCACGGGTGACGTCCAGGCCGAGCCGGGACAACCAGCGCACCCCGGCGTCACGGTGGCTCTCGAAGCCGGCGATGGGGCGGAAGGCGCGAATCCATGGCTGATCCGATTCGGTCGCCAGCTCGCCGCACGTGGCCTGCCACAGGCGATCATGCTCCGCGGTGTGGACGATACGGGCGATGGAAAAATCCAGCAGCGCCTGTTCGCTGTGATCGAGCATCGAGGTGGCCACCCGCTCGCTGGTGCGCCGCGACACGAAGCTGCCACGGCCTACCTCGCAACGCACCCGACCCTGGCGTTCGAGTTCCTTGTAAGCGTTGGTTACCGTCTGCACGCTGATGCCCAACGCCTCGGAAACCTGCCGCTGCGGCGGCAGACGCTGGCCGTCGGTGAGGTTGCCCTGTTCGATATCGGCGGTGATCGCCTGCACCAGCGTCTTGTACTTGGACTCACCCTGGCGTGCGCTGCCCAGTGCCTGCTTCCAGTTGTGCATACTGCTCCCGCGGGTTGGAGGCTGTTGGGTACAGCATCCCGCCTGTCAGCCTGGGATTCAATTGTCCTAGTGCAATGCCACAGGCAAAAAGCCTTTTGTATGCTCGGGCTCAAGGGTGGAACCGGCGCTCGACGCGCCCAGAAAAATAGCGAATCCACCCGGGCCGCACGCGGCCAGATGCTCTTGAAAACCTGCCTCCTAACATAGCGCTCCGCTCCATCGAGCGGACTACAAGAAACAGGAGAATCACATGATAAGCAGCGTTATTCCTTCCACAGTGCGTCGCCTCACCATTGCCTGCGGCGTATTCGTCGCACTGGGTGCCACGGTCGCACAGGCCGCAGACACCCTGGAGAAGGTCAAGGAAAACAGCAGCGTGCGCATCGGCTACGCCAACGAAACGCCGTTCGCCTACACCGCGCTGGACGGCAGCGTCACCGGCGAGTCACCGGAAATCGTCAAGAAGATCTTCGAGAAGATGGGCGTGCAGACCATCAACCCGGTGCTCACCGAATGGGGCTCGCTGATCCCCGGCCTACGCGCCAGCCGCTTCGATCTGATCGCCGCCGGCATGTACATCACCCCGGAACGCTGCAAGCAGGTGCTGTTCACCGACCCGCATTACCAGTTGCCCGACACCCTGCTGACCAAGACCGGCAACCCGAAAAACCTGCACAGTTACGAAGACATCGCCAAGAGCGGCGCCAAGGTGGCGATCATGGCCGGCACGGTGAACCTCGGTTACGCCCGCGATGCCGGTATCACCGACGGGCAGATTCTCCAAGTACCGGACACCACTGCACAATTGCAGGCCGTACGCGCCGGTCGCGCCGACGCTGCCGTGGGCACGCAACTGACCATGAAGAACCTGGCCGAGAAGGGCGGCGACACGGTGGAAGCCATCGCCGACTTCAAGGATGACCCGTCCCACACCGGCTACGGTGCCCTGGCCTTCCGTCCCGAAGACAAGGCCTTTCGCGACGCGGTCAACGCCGAGCTGAAGAAGTGGATCGGCACCGACGAGCACCTGGCGACTGTCAAACCGTTCGGCTTCGACAAGTCCAACATCACCGACAAGACCGCTGCCGAGCTCTGCCAGTAGGAGCGGGCGTGCCCGCGAGCGGCTTGCGCGGACGGGCAATGCATTTTCGAGTTTCCTTCGCCACATAGGACTGCATTGATGGGCGATCTCCTCCCACTGTTGCTACAAGGCGCCTGGGTGACCGTACAGATCACCTTCTGGGGCTCGCTGCTGGCCGTCGTCTCGGCGGTAATCGCCGCGCTTGGCCGGCTTTCACCCATCGGCCCACTACGCTGGCTGGCCATCGCTTATATCGAAGTGTTCCGCGGCACCTCGTTGCTGGTGCAGCTGTTCTGGCTGTACTTCGTGCTGCCGATGCCGCCGTTCAACGTCGAGATGAGCGCCTACGCAGTGGCCATCGTCGGCCTCGGCCTGCACATCGGCGCCTATGGTGCGGAAGTGATGCGTGGCGCCATTCGCTCCGTGGCAAAGGGTCAGTACGAGGCGTGCCAGGCACTGAACATGTCGCCCGCCAAGCGCTTCTACCGAATCATCTTGCCGCAGGCGCTGCTGGCGGCGATTCCTCCGGGCACCAACCTGCTCATCGAGCTGCTGAAAAACACCTCGCTGGTGTCGCTGATCACCCTGTCTGACCTGGCCTTCCGTGCTCGTCAGCTGGATCAGGCGACCTTCATGACCCTGGAAATCTTCGGCCTGGCGCTGCTGATGTACTTCGTCATGGCCCAGGCGATCAACCTGGGCATGCGCCGGCTGGAAAAACGCCTGGCCCGTGGCCGCATGCGCGGAGGCCTGTCATGAATTTCTTCGACTGGGCATTCGCCTGGAGCATCCTGCCGCAACTGCTGCAGGCCTCGCTCAATACCCTGCTGATCACCTTCGGTGGTTTCGCCATCGCCATCGTGTTGGGCCTGTTCTTGGCCATCGCACGGCGCAGCCGCAAGGTATGGCTATCCTGGCCAGCCACCGGGCTGATCGAGTTCATCCGCAGCACGCCACTGCTGATCCAGGTGTACTTCCTGTTCTACGTATTCCCCAATTACGGGCTCAACCTCACCGCTTTGCAGGCAGGCATTCTCGGTATCGCCCTGCATTACGCCTGCTACACCGCCGAGGTCTATCGCGCCGGCCTGGACGCCGTGCCGCGGGCGCAGTGGGAAGCGGTCACCGCACTCAATCTGTCGCCGCTGAGCGCCTACCGCAACATCATCCTGCCCCAGGCGCTGCGACCGATCCTGCCGGCCCTGGGCAACTACCTGGTGGCAATGCTCAAGGACACCCCGGTGCTGTCAGCCATTACCGTGGTGGAAATCATGCAGCAGGCCAAGAACATTGGTTCGGAGAGTTTCCGCTACCTGGAGCCGATCACCATGGTTGGCCTGTTCTTTCTGTTGCTCAGCCTCGGCCTCGCCTGGTGCGTGCGCCGCCTCGAAGACCGTATGGAGGAGGCGCCACGATGAACGCCCCGCATCTTTCCCCCAACGCTGCCGGAATTCCCGCCATGTCACAGCCCATCGTACGTTTCACCGACGTGACCAAGCGCTACGGCAACCTGACCGTACTCAATCACCTGAACCTGGAAGTCGCCGCTGGCGAGAAGGTCGCCATCATCGGCCCCAGCGGCTCGGGAAAATCCACGCTGCTGCGGGCCCTGATGACCCTGGAAGACATCGACGAAGGGGTGATCGAAGTCGATGATCAGCCGCTGACTCATATGCCTGGCCGCGACGGCAGGCTGGTACGTGCCAGCGCCGGCCATCAGCGCAAGGTGCGCGGCAAGATCGGCATGGTGTTCCAGAGTTTCAACCTGTTCCCGCACATGAATGCCATGCAGAACGTCATCGAAGCGCCGGTACAGGTGCTCGGCATGAACAAGCGCGAAGCCAGCGAGCGCGCTCGGGAGCTGCTCGACATGGTCGGCCTGGGCGCCAAGCTCGAGCACTACCCGTCGCAGCTTTCCGGCGGCCAACAGCAGCGCGTTGCCATCGCTCGCGCCCTGGCCATGCGCCCCAAGGTGATGCTGTTCGATGAAGTGACCTCGGCCCTCGATCCCGAGCTATGCGGCGAAGTGCTCAACGTCATCCGCCGTCTGGGCAGCGAGCACAAGCTGACCATGCTGATGGTCACCCACCAAATGGGCTTTGCCCGCGAGTTCGCCGACCGCGTGTGCTTCTTCCACCAGGGCTGTATCCATGAACAGGGCACCCCGGCCGAACTGTTCGGCAACCCGCAGCAGGAACGTACACAGAGCTTCCTCAGCGCAGTGAACGAGGCGCACTGAGGCCTTCTCAACGGGGCGGGGACGAACCAAGCTGGTGGGCTGAAGCCCACCCTACGGGGGCGTACGCTAGGTAGGGTGGGCTTTAGCCCACCAAATTTGCTGGTTAACCGGCGGCACTCAAC
Coding sequences:
- the doeB gene encoding N(2)-acetyl-L-2,4-diaminobutanoate deacetylase DoeB, with product MTQLRDNPISPTVDFDRDGVQHGFLKLPYSRDDSAWGAVMIPLTVVKNGSGPTALFSGGNHGDEYEGPLALSKLAQTLRAEDVSGRIIIVPFMNTPAVHAGTRTSPIDKGNLNRSFPGKPDGTVTQKIADYFQRTLLPMADVVLDIHSGGRTLDFLPFAACHVLADKTQDASCEAGMRAFAAPYCMRMLELDAVGMYDTAAEEQGKIFVTTELGGGGSSTARSLAIAERGVRNLLIHFGLLAGEIEAHESVMLDMPDSDCFVASEDDGLLEMCRDLGDAVEKGQVIARVHSARRTGAAAIEYRAKRSGLLAARHFPGLVKGGDTLAVIADVVG
- the doeA gene encoding ectoine hydrolase DoeA (DoeA (degradation of ectoine A) is also called EutD (ectoine utilization D).) gives rise to the protein MSEIIVNLPFSREEYAQRIAKTRSAMQAKGIELLIVTDPSNMAWLTGYDGWSFYVHQCVLLALDGEPVWFGRGQDANGAKRTVFMEQANIIGYPDHYVQSTERHPMDYLSRDVIAARGWDRLSIGVELDNYYFSAAAYGSLQRNLGNARFIDATALVNWQRAIKSSTEIGYMRIAAKIVEKMHAAIFEKIEPGLRKNELVAEIYRTGILGADGHGGDYPAIVPLLPTGADASAPHLTWDDSPMVSGAGTFFEIAGCYKRYHCPLSRTVYLGKPPQYFLEGEKAVVEGIAAGLEAAKPGNTTGDIARAFFKVLEKFGIHKDSRCGYPIGISYPPDWGERTMSLRPSDESVLQPGMTFHFMPGLWLDDWGLEITESILITDRGVETFCDVPRKLFVKD
- the eutC gene encoding ectoine utilization protein EutC, which translates into the protein MAKTLILNQTDLRDCVGLDADSLAVVENAFRLLATAEVAMPPILRLDIPEHNGEVDVKTAYLPGVPRFAIKVSPGFFDNPRLGLPSLNGLMMLFSAHTGLADALLLDNGYLTAVRTAAAGAVAAKWLAREDARVVAILGAGEQARLQLQALRLVRDVREVRIWARDASKAAAMAAELDDARAFDSMAAALDGADIAITTTPSREPLILPEHLRPGLHITAMGSDAEHKNEIAPAVLAQVDVYVADRLSQTRVLGELHHAIEAGLLGPQQTFAELGQVIAGQRPGRLSNEQITLCDLTGTGAQDTAIANLAYERATAAGKGFTFDS
- the ehuR gene encoding MocR-like ectoine utilization transcription factor EhuR, which codes for MHNWKQALGSARQGESKYKTLVQAITADIEQGNLTDGQRLPPQRQVSEALGISVQTVTNAYKELERQGRVRCEVGRGSFVSRRTSERVATSMLDHSEQALLDFSIARIVHTAEHDRLWQATCGELATESDQPWIRAFRPIAGFESHRDAGVRWLSRLGLDVTRDDLLLTNGAAHGIFLALASLAGPDDVVLCEGLSDHGVIGSSQVLGFTLKGLEMDEHGIDPEHFEDMCGNERITALVCTPNLNNPTSCLMPDARRREIAEIARRYGVYVIEDDVYGPLLAGQQRARPISHYLPELSFYCTSMTKSVLAGLRIGYLAMPKRLALRTESILRVNSWMATPLLGEIAARWINGGHAEEMVQMQRQLLANRQSLVEAELGEYLLRNHAYSLNAWLAVPEHWEPDSLLRELRRKHVALTLPDPFVPPGMPRPRAVRLCVGAECSEAQMQKGLKTIREVFEQYPKIHDF
- the ehuB gene encoding ectoine/hydroxyectoine ABC transporter substrate-binding protein EhuB produces the protein MISSVIPSTVRRLTIACGVFVALGATVAQAADTLEKVKENSSVRIGYANETPFAYTALDGSVTGESPEIVKKIFEKMGVQTINPVLTEWGSLIPGLRASRFDLIAAGMYITPERCKQVLFTDPHYQLPDTLLTKTGNPKNLHSYEDIAKSGAKVAIMAGTVNLGYARDAGITDGQILQVPDTTAQLQAVRAGRADAAVGTQLTMKNLAEKGGDTVEAIADFKDDPSHTGYGALAFRPEDKAFRDAVNAELKKWIGTDEHLATVKPFGFDKSNITDKTAAELCQ
- the ehuC gene encoding ectoine/hydroxyectoine ABC transporter permease subunit EhuC; translation: MGDLLPLLLQGAWVTVQITFWGSLLAVVSAVIAALGRLSPIGPLRWLAIAYIEVFRGTSLLVQLFWLYFVLPMPPFNVEMSAYAVAIVGLGLHIGAYGAEVMRGAIRSVAKGQYEACQALNMSPAKRFYRIILPQALLAAIPPGTNLLIELLKNTSLVSLITLSDLAFRARQLDQATFMTLEIFGLALLMYFVMAQAINLGMRRLEKRLARGRMRGGLS
- the ehuD gene encoding ectoine/hydroxyectoine ABC transporter permease subunit EhuD; translated protein: MNFFDWAFAWSILPQLLQASLNTLLITFGGFAIAIVLGLFLAIARRSRKVWLSWPATGLIEFIRSTPLLIQVYFLFYVFPNYGLNLTALQAGILGIALHYACYTAEVYRAGLDAVPRAQWEAVTALNLSPLSAYRNIILPQALRPILPALGNYLVAMLKDTPVLSAITVVEIMQQAKNIGSESFRYLEPITMVGLFFLLLSLGLAWCVRRLEDRMEEAPR
- the ehuA gene encoding ectoine/hydroxyectoine ABC transporter ATP-binding protein EhuA; amino-acid sequence: MSQPIVRFTDVTKRYGNLTVLNHLNLEVAAGEKVAIIGPSGSGKSTLLRALMTLEDIDEGVIEVDDQPLTHMPGRDGRLVRASAGHQRKVRGKIGMVFQSFNLFPHMNAMQNVIEAPVQVLGMNKREASERARELLDMVGLGAKLEHYPSQLSGGQQQRVAIARALAMRPKVMLFDEVTSALDPELCGEVLNVIRRLGSEHKLTMLMVTHQMGFAREFADRVCFFHQGCIHEQGTPAELFGNPQQERTQSFLSAVNEAH